From Maritimibacter sp. DP1N21-5, a single genomic window includes:
- a CDS encoding ABC transporter ATP-binding protein has translation MSAMPSLENDPARAVAPGQPMISFRNIGLSFGTHEVLRAIDLDIAEGEFVSVVGPSGCGKTTLLRLLAGLVRPDRGEVLLNGQRLTGPDRKIAVVFQDYSKALLPWRTASGNIALALSAMGVPKTEWPERIEALLAMTGLEHAGDKLPRQMSGGMQQRLQIARCLAQEPTVLLMDEPFGALDAITRQTLQDEVLRIAAERKVTVFFVTHELEEAIYLGDRVVGLYANPGRVARSFDVTLAKPRDQLTTREDAQFLSLRHELFTFIKHA, from the coding sequence ATGAGCGCCATGCCTTCACTCGAAAACGATCCGGCGCGCGCTGTCGCGCCGGGCCAGCCGATGATCTCGTTCCGCAATATCGGGCTCAGCTTTGGCACCCATGAGGTTCTCAGGGCCATCGATCTCGACATCGCCGAAGGCGAATTCGTCTCCGTGGTCGGTCCCTCCGGCTGCGGCAAGACAACGCTTCTGCGCCTGCTCGCCGGGCTGGTGCGTCCTGATCGCGGAGAGGTGCTGCTGAACGGCCAGCGGCTCACTGGCCCCGACCGCAAGATCGCGGTTGTGTTTCAGGATTACTCCAAGGCGCTGCTGCCCTGGCGCACGGCCTCGGGCAACATTGCCCTGGCGCTCTCGGCGATGGGCGTGCCGAAAACCGAGTGGCCCGAGCGCATCGAGGCGCTGCTGGCGATGACGGGGTTGGAACATGCCGGCGACAAGCTGCCGCGGCAAATGTCGGGCGGAATGCAGCAACGCCTGCAGATCGCCCGGTGCCTGGCGCAGGAGCCAACGGTGCTGTTGATGGACGAGCCCTTCGGTGCACTGGATGCGATCACGCGCCAGACCTTGCAAGACGAAGTTCTGCGGATTGCCGCCGAGCGCAAGGTGACGGTGTTCTTCGTCACCCACGAGCTGGAAGAGGCGATCTATCTCGGCGACCGGGTGGTCGGGCTCTACGCCAATCCGGGTCGGGTGGCGCGCTCGTTCGACGTGACGCTTGCCAAGCCGCGCGACCAGCTGACGACGCGCGAGGACGCACAGTTCCTGTCGCTCAGACACGAGCTGTTTACCTTCATCAAGCACGCATGA